One genomic region from Phragmites australis chromosome 1, lpPhrAust1.1, whole genome shotgun sequence encodes:
- the LOC133887496 gene encoding protein DOG1-like 3, translating into MATPSSHGSWAPLPSTDSFSKFFECWITEQSRDLATLRAAEAAVPATPEADLRRLVDQVVAHYENYYRTKAAAAADDVLRMFSPSWTSTTENLFLWCGGWRPTAALHLLYTKSGMKLESQLPAFLNGASLEPNLGDLSAEQLHAADQLQRRTIKREREIEDAAASVQEALMTEKMVELAGGGGMDAEGMEQEMQTKADGMKQVLEMADALRLETVREVVALLRPAQAVHFLLAAAELHLAVHYFGKRKDGHVAATPPPLE; encoded by the exons ATGGCGACGCCTTCCTCCCACGGCAGCTGGGCCCCGCTCCCTTCCACCGATTCCTTCTCCAAGTTCTTCGAGTGCTGGATCACCGAGCAGTCCCGCGACCTCGCCACGCTCCGCGCCGCCGAGGCCGCCGTCCCCGCCACCCCCGAAGCCGACCTCCGACGCCTCGTCGACCAGGTGGTCGCACACTACGAGAACTACTACCGCAcgaaggccgccgccgcggcggacgACGTGCTCCGCATGTTCTCCCCGTCCTGGACCTCCACCACCGAGAACCTTTTCCTCTGGTGCGGCGGCTGGCGCCCCACCGCCGCGCTCCACCTGCTGTACACCAAGTCCGGCATGAAGCTCGAGAGCCAGCTCCCCGCCTTCCTCAACGGCGCCAGCCTCGAGCCCAACCTCGGCGACCTCTCCGCCGAGCAGCTCCATGCCGCCGACCAGCTGCAGCGCCGCACCATCAAGAGGGAACGGGAGATCGAGGACGCCGCCGCGAGCGTACAG GAAGCGTTGATGACGGAGAAGATGGTggagctcgccggcggcggcgggatggACGCGGAGGGGATGGAGCAGGAGATGCAAACGAAGGCGGACGGGATGAAGCAGGTGCTTGAGATGGCCGACGCGCTGCGGCTGGAGACGGTGCGGGAGGTGGTGGCGCTGCTCCGCCCCGCGCAGGCCGTGcacttcctcctcgccgccgcggagCTCCACCTCGCCGTGCACTACTTCGGGAAGCGAAAGGACGGGCACGTCgccgccacgccgccgccgctggagtGA
- the LOC133887364 gene encoding PHD finger protein ALFIN-LIKE 1-like isoform X2, which yields MCDAASGRGRVVYPPRSVEDIFKDYRARRSAILRALTHDVEDFYVQCDPEKENLCLYGYANEAWEVALPAEEVPTELPEPALGINFARDGMNRRDWLALVAAQSDSWLLSVAFYYAARLSSNDRCLWCETI from the exons ATGTGTGACGCCGCCTCCGGGCGGGGCCGCGTCGTCTACCCTCCCCGCTCCGTCGAGGACATCTTCAAGGACTACCGCGCTCGCCGCTCCGCCATCCTCCGCGCCCTCACCCACG ACGTCGAGGACTTCTACGTGCAGTGCGATCCAG AGAAGGAGAACCTGTGCCTGTACGGGTACGCGAACGAGGCGTGGGAGGTGGCGCTGCCAGCGGAGGAAGTGCCCACGGAGCTGCCGGAGCCGGCGCTGGGGATCAACTTCGCGCGCGACGGCATGAACCGCCGCGACTGGCTCGCGCTCGTCGCCGCCCAATCCGACTCGTGGCTCCTCTCCGTCGCCTTCTACTACGCCGCCCGGCTCAGTAGTAACGACCG